The Fulvivirga ligni genome window below encodes:
- a CDS encoding SusC/RagA family TonB-linked outer membrane protein → MKKLLLNFVVIMVCGFYSAMAQKQTVTGKVTSAADGNPLPGVSVLEQGTTNGTVTDIEGNFSMSVTDGANLVFSFIGYKNQVVPVNGRTTFNIALDENVTELTEVVVVGYGTVEAKDATGAVTSISSEDFNKGVITSPEELIQGRSAGVQVTSSSGEPGSGMNIRIRGTSSIRSGNNPLYVIDGVPLSGSDASSSGTDVGFGSSSARNPLSFMNPNDIESISILKDASATAIYGSRGANGVILITTKKGKGKTGVLNYSSSVSFSSITKKYDLLSRDEFLDGAESLGADRSAIDLGADTDWQDEVLRTAISHNHNLSYGGSGNDGNYRLSLSYLDQEGIVKTSGLQRVTARVNANKSFWDDKLNISSQITVSRVHDDNVPVTNNSGFRGDLLGAMIISNPTRPVYNPDGTYNQPGVDQLNPVAMLNLRDDYTNTLRSLGSFTLEYEITKGLTFNTSLGLDHSSSSRKAAYSSDLVAAGIQGVGRGGYLDLAENNLITENYFNYQKELGSSKLNLLLGYSYQQFNYETKSLLARNYRTPFVDIMINNVSSATQFLANTSKTKDELQSFYGRVNYDINDKYLLTATVRADGSTKFGENNKYGVFPSFAFAWRLSEESFTPDAFSDLKLRLGYGITGNQEIPNNLVYQRQRWSDYGFNENGSTNGGTLGSVAFENPDLKWESTSQINFGLDYGFADNKVVGSLDFYHKTTNDLLIQVTSAQPAPQPFVWQNLGADIINKGVELSLEVVAVDNESSSWNIMGNVGYNKNLVKNYASITNTGEINGQGLSNAYAQRIANDQPLYAYYLREFQGYDSEGLSVYAGGDVQQFTGDSPLPKVTAGLTNRLRYKNFDLNFFFSGMFGQKIYNNTANAYFTAGSLAIGRNVDGSVADSGESPLNAPDVSTRFLEDGSFVRLQNFTLGYNITPQNSDVVSSVRLFLTGQNLFIITGYSGQDPEVNTNKAIDGIPSFGIDYTPYPRARTITFGVNLSL, encoded by the coding sequence ATGAAGAAACTTTTACTCAATTTTGTGGTGATCATGGTGTGTGGGTTCTATTCCGCCATGGCCCAAAAGCAAACAGTTACTGGTAAGGTTACCTCAGCCGCCGACGGCAACCCCCTACCAGGTGTGAGTGTACTTGAACAAGGTACAACCAACGGTACAGTCACAGACATTGAAGGAAATTTTAGTATGTCCGTAACGGATGGAGCCAATTTGGTATTCTCCTTTATAGGATATAAAAATCAAGTCGTCCCGGTGAACGGAAGAACCACCTTTAACATAGCACTAGATGAAAATGTAACCGAGCTTACTGAAGTAGTGGTGGTAGGGTATGGAACTGTGGAGGCCAAGGATGCTACCGGAGCTGTTACTTCCATTTCATCAGAAGACTTTAATAAGGGAGTGATCACTTCCCCAGAAGAACTTATTCAGGGAAGATCTGCTGGTGTTCAGGTGACATCCTCAAGTGGTGAACCAGGATCAGGTATGAACATCCGTATTCGAGGAACGTCCTCAATTAGAAGTGGAAATAACCCATTATATGTTATTGATGGGGTTCCATTAAGCGGAAGTGATGCCAGTTCATCTGGTACAGATGTTGGCTTCGGATCATCTTCAGCCAGAAACCCTTTGAGCTTTATGAATCCTAATGATATAGAGAGCATCAGTATACTTAAAGATGCATCTGCAACTGCCATCTATGGTTCGAGAGGAGCAAACGGAGTTATATTAATAACTACTAAAAAAGGAAAAGGGAAAACTGGTGTTTTAAATTATTCATCATCGGTTAGCTTTAGTAGCATAACAAAAAAGTATGACTTGCTCAGCAGGGATGAATTTCTAGACGGAGCAGAATCCTTAGGTGCTGATAGAAGTGCGATTGATTTAGGAGCTGACACCGATTGGCAGGATGAAGTTTTAAGAACTGCAATATCTCATAATCATAATCTATCATACGGTGGTAGTGGTAATGATGGTAATTACAGACTTTCTCTTAGCTACTTAGATCAAGAAGGTATTGTTAAAACCAGTGGATTACAAAGAGTAACTGCCCGTGTTAATGCCAATAAATCATTTTGGGATGATAAATTGAACATTTCATCTCAAATCACTGTATCAAGAGTGCATGACGATAACGTGCCTGTTACCAATAACTCTGGATTTAGAGGAGATTTATTAGGAGCCATGATTATTTCAAACCCTACAAGGCCTGTATATAATCCGGATGGAACGTATAATCAACCAGGGGTGGATCAATTGAATCCCGTGGCCATGCTTAACTTAAGAGATGATTATACAAATACACTAAGGTCTCTGGGTAGTTTCACATTGGAGTATGAAATAACTAAAGGATTAACTTTTAATACTAGTTTAGGTCTAGACCATTCATCTTCTTCCAGAAAGGCTGCTTATTCTAGTGATTTGGTAGCAGCTGGAATTCAGGGAGTTGGTAGAGGTGGATATCTTGATTTGGCTGAAAATAATTTGATTACAGAGAACTACTTCAATTATCAAAAAGAACTCGGATCAAGTAAATTAAACCTATTGTTAGGATACTCTTATCAACAGTTTAATTATGAAACCAAGTCATTATTAGCACGAAACTATAGAACTCCATTTGTTGATATTATGATCAACAATGTATCTTCAGCTACTCAGTTTTTAGCTAATACTAGTAAAACTAAAGATGAGCTTCAATCTTTTTATGGAAGGGTCAATTATGATATAAATGATAAATATCTACTAACGGCTACGGTAAGAGCTGATGGATCTACAAAATTTGGAGAGAACAACAAATATGGTGTTTTCCCATCATTTGCCTTCGCATGGAGGTTATCAGAAGAAAGTTTCACTCCTGATGCGTTTTCTGATTTGAAATTACGCTTAGGTTACGGAATTACAGGAAATCAAGAAATTCCTAACAACCTTGTTTATCAAAGACAGAGATGGAGTGATTATGGTTTTAATGAAAACGGTTCTACCAATGGAGGTACACTTGGAAGCGTTGCATTCGAAAATCCTGACCTTAAATGGGAGTCAACTTCTCAGATTAACTTTGGTTTAGATTATGGATTTGCAGATAACAAAGTAGTTGGTTCATTAGATTTTTATCACAAAACAACAAATGACCTCTTAATTCAAGTGACAAGTGCCCAACCAGCACCTCAACCTTTCGTTTGGCAAAATTTAGGAGCCGACATTATTAACAAAGGGGTAGAGCTTTCTTTAGAAGTTGTTGCCGTTGATAACGAATCATCCTCTTGGAACATTATGGGGAATGTAGGTTATAATAAAAATCTTGTTAAAAATTATGCAAGTATAACTAATACTGGTGAAATTAACGGTCAAGGATTATCTAACGCTTATGCCCAGAGAATAGCTAATGACCAGCCATTGTATGCATATTATCTTAGAGAATTTCAAGGATATGATTCAGAAGGTTTATCTGTTTATGCAGGAGGTGATGTGCAGCAATTTACAGGAGATAGTCCATTACCAAAAGTCACAGCAGGTCTAACAAACAGATTAAGATATAAAAACTTCGATTTGAATTTCTTCTTCTCAGGCATGTTTGGTCAGAAAATATATAATAATACTGCCAACGCATATTTCACCGCTGGATCTTTAGCAATTGGTAGAAATGTAGATGGAAGTGTTGCTGATAGTGGTGAGTCTCCATTAAATGCACCTGACGTATCAACCAGATTCTTAGAGGATGGATCATTCGTTCGTCTGCAAAATTTCACTTTGGGATATAATATTACACCGCAAAACAGTGACGTAGTTTCTTCTGTAAGACTCTTTCTTACTGGGCAGAACCTGTTTATAATTACAGGATATAGCGGACAGGATCCTGAAGTGAACACAAACAAAGCTATTGACGGTATCCCATCATTCGGGATTGACTATACTCCATACCCAAGAGCAAGAACAATCACTTTTGGAGTTAATCTTTCTTTATAG
- a CDS encoding porin family protein, protein MKKITFLTLVCFFAALGARAQGVGLGIKAGANFANVDVGDVDTDSKTGYHFGAFVDLGLNENISIQPELLFSAQGTSIDDVDINMNYLTIPVLLKLKFAKVLNVHAGPQFGILSSAKYEDEDIKDSFKSADLSLALGAGVELPVGLVGGLRYNLGLNDINDGDDGFGVETKNRVMQIYVGWKLF, encoded by the coding sequence ATGAAAAAGATTACTTTTTTAACTCTCGTATGTTTTTTTGCTGCTCTGGGAGCTAGAGCACAAGGTGTTGGTTTAGGAATAAAGGCAGGTGCAAACTTCGCCAATGTTGATGTAGGGGATGTTGATACAGATAGCAAAACTGGTTATCATTTTGGAGCTTTCGTAGATTTGGGCTTGAATGAAAACATCAGCATCCAGCCAGAATTACTTTTTTCAGCTCAAGGTACTTCTATTGATGACGTTGATATTAATATGAATTACTTAACGATTCCTGTGTTGTTAAAGTTGAAATTTGCTAAAGTACTTAACGTACACGCTGGTCCTCAATTTGGAATTTTAAGCAGTGCTAAATATGAAGATGAGGATATTAAGGATAGTTTCAAATCAGCAGATTTAAGCTTGGCTTTGGGTGCTGGTGTAGAATTACCTGTAGGTTTAGTAGGTGGGTTAAGATATAACTTAGGTTTGAATGATATTAACGATGGTGATGATGGTTTTGGTGTAGAAACTAAGAACAGAGTAATGCAAATCTATGTAGGTTGGAAACTTTTCTAA
- a CDS encoding porin family protein, protein MKKIFLAFALIAAGASVSMAQTKFGIQGGANLATWNLSDDYDTEDDLKYKLAPRIGVFLDAQLSESISLRPAIFYSSKGAALDIEDAGDGDYSRAKINYIEIPINGVFKFGKFELFAGPYVGIAISGKYKEEIDGQSEEGDFKFKNKVDLEDLSEDETYFKRTDFGIQAGVGYNFGFVSVNASLLKGLSNINPDIDMEGFDIEDFDYKITNTVINISVAYTF, encoded by the coding sequence ATGAAAAAGATTTTTTTAGCGTTTGCTTTAATTGCAGCAGGAGCATCGGTATCGATGGCTCAGACAAAATTTGGTATTCAGGGTGGGGCTAATTTGGCCACATGGAATCTAAGTGATGATTATGATACCGAAGATGATTTGAAATATAAACTTGCACCACGAATCGGTGTATTTTTAGATGCACAATTAAGTGAGTCTATTAGTTTAAGACCAGCTATATTCTATAGTAGTAAAGGTGCAGCACTGGATATTGAAGATGCTGGAGATGGTGACTATTCAAGAGCCAAAATTAATTACATTGAGATTCCTATTAATGGAGTCTTTAAGTTTGGAAAATTTGAATTATTTGCTGGTCCATATGTAGGCATCGCAATTAGTGGAAAATATAAAGAAGAAATTGATGGGCAATCAGAAGAGGGTGATTTTAAATTTAAGAATAAGGTTGATTTAGAGGACTTATCTGAAGATGAAACCTACTTTAAAAGAACAGATTTTGGAATACAAGCTGGTGTAGGCTATAATTTTGGGTTTGTTTCCGTAAACGCATCATTATTGAAGGGGTTATCCAATATAAATCCTGATATTGACATGGAAGGTTTTGATATTGAAGATTTCGATTACAAAATAACGAATACTGTAATCAATATTTCTGTAGCTTATACATTCTAA
- a CDS encoding urocanate hydratase, whose translation MNFKEQILIGIPDVLPQKKAYDPSINHAPKRKNILNDDEKVLALRNALRYFKPEHHQELLPEFKEELEKYGRIYMYRFRPDYDMYARPLEDYPFQTQQAGSIMLMIQNNLDPAVAQHPHELITYGGNGAVFQNWAQYLLTMKYLATMTEEQTLHMYSGHPMGLFPSSKEAPRVVVTNGMMIPNYSKPDDWEKYNALGVSQYGQMTAGSYMYIGPQGIVHGTTITILNAGRKISTDGLAGKLFLSAGLGGMSGAQPKAGNIAGCVSVVAEVNEKAINTRHSQGWVDEKISSIDELVKRVKKAKEQKEVVSIAFHGNVVEVWEAFDENNVYVELGSDQTSLHNPWAGGYYPVDLSFEEANEMMSHHPDEFKKHVQESLRRQVDAINKHTAKGTYFFDYGNAFLLESARAGAEIMKNSTEFKYPSYVQDIMGPMCFDYGFGPFRWVCTSGSPKDLEATDQIACDILSEMKENSPAEIQQQMADNIQWIKGAGANKLVVGSQARILYADAEGRMKIATAFNDAIKAGKIGPVVLGRDHHDVSGTDSPYRETSNIYDGSQFTADMAIQNVIGDSFRGATWVSIHNGGGVGWGEVINGGFGMLLDGSADAERKLKNMLFYDVNNGIARRSWARNDEAIFAIKRAMEGEKRLMVTLPERVDII comes from the coding sequence ATGAATTTTAAAGAGCAAATATTAATAGGTATTCCTGATGTTCTACCCCAGAAGAAAGCTTATGATCCTAGTATTAATCATGCTCCTAAGCGTAAGAATATCCTGAATGATGATGAGAAAGTGCTGGCTTTAAGAAATGCCTTAAGATATTTTAAGCCTGAGCACCATCAAGAGCTCTTACCTGAATTTAAAGAAGAATTAGAAAAATATGGACGTATATATATGTATCGTTTTCGCCCTGATTATGATATGTATGCAAGACCATTAGAAGATTATCCTTTCCAAACCCAACAAGCAGGGTCCATAATGCTCATGATTCAGAATAACCTGGATCCAGCAGTGGCTCAACATCCACATGAACTCATTACTTATGGTGGGAATGGTGCAGTTTTTCAAAACTGGGCTCAGTACCTTTTGACTATGAAATACCTGGCCACCATGACAGAGGAGCAGACACTACACATGTACTCAGGTCATCCGATGGGACTTTTCCCTTCATCAAAGGAAGCCCCAAGAGTTGTAGTTACCAACGGCATGATGATTCCAAATTACTCAAAACCAGATGATTGGGAAAAATATAATGCTCTAGGGGTCTCCCAATACGGACAAATGACAGCCGGTTCATACATGTATATTGGTCCGCAAGGTATAGTGCATGGTACCACCATTACAATCCTGAATGCGGGAAGAAAGATTTCTACTGATGGATTAGCTGGCAAACTATTCCTTTCGGCAGGTCTCGGTGGTATGAGTGGTGCTCAGCCTAAAGCAGGTAATATTGCCGGATGTGTTTCCGTAGTGGCGGAAGTAAATGAAAAAGCTATCAATACCAGACATAGTCAAGGTTGGGTAGATGAAAAGATCTCCTCCATTGATGAGTTAGTTAAGAGAGTTAAGAAGGCTAAAGAGCAGAAAGAAGTGGTATCCATCGCTTTCCATGGAAATGTTGTAGAGGTTTGGGAGGCCTTTGATGAAAATAATGTGTATGTAGAGCTGGGATCTGATCAAACCTCATTACACAACCCCTGGGCAGGAGGTTATTACCCTGTAGATCTGTCTTTTGAAGAGGCTAATGAAATGATGTCACATCATCCTGATGAGTTTAAAAAGCATGTCCAGGAATCACTTAGAAGACAAGTTGATGCCATCAATAAGCACACGGCAAAAGGTACCTACTTCTTTGATTATGGAAATGCCTTTCTCTTAGAGTCAGCTCGGGCTGGAGCTGAAATCATGAAAAATAGCACTGAATTTAAGTATCCCAGCTATGTGCAAGATATTATGGGGCCGATGTGTTTCGATTATGGCTTTGGTCCTTTCCGATGGGTATGCACCAGTGGCAGCCCCAAAGATCTGGAAGCAACTGATCAAATAGCCTGTGATATTCTATCTGAAATGAAAGAAAATTCTCCAGCGGAAATACAACAACAAATGGCCGATAATATCCAGTGGATTAAGGGAGCAGGTGCCAACAAATTAGTAGTTGGATCACAGGCCAGAATACTATATGCTGATGCTGAAGGCCGAATGAAGATTGCAACAGCCTTTAACGATGCTATAAAAGCCGGTAAGATTGGCCCTGTTGTATTAGGCAGAGATCACCACGATGTTTCCGGCACTGACAGCCCCTACAGAGAAACCTCCAATATATATGATGGTTCACAATTCACTGCCGATATGGCCATTCAAAATGTAATAGGAGACTCCTTCAGGGGGGCTACGTGGGTTTCCATCCATAATGGTGGTGGAGTAGGTTGGGGTGAAGTAATCAACGGAGGCTTCGGTATGCTATTAGATGGATCTGCTGATGCCGAACGGAAGCTTAAGAATATGCTTTTCTATGACGTTAATAACGGAATAGCCAGAAGAAGTTGGGCACGAAATGATGAAGCCATTTTCGCTATTAAAAGGGCCATGGAGGGTGAGAAAAGGTTAATGGTTACATTACCGGAGAGGGTTGATATAATTTAA
- a CDS encoding patatin-like phospholipase family protein gives MKVGLALSGGGARGIAHLGVIKALEEADIQIDVISGSSAGAIIGALYSYGYQIDRIVEIIRSLKAFRLLKPALSWTGLLNMDVIHKFMEAHITDDDFSALKKPLYIAATNVVTGKTEYFNEGKLISAICASSCIPVLFDPVLHNDTLYIDGGILNNLPVEPLENNCDIIIGSHCNPIDHDFNPRNARLVMERALMLAITCNVYSRRKACDFFIEPKGLEPFKVMDLSNVDAIFDIGYTQAMQQIDKLKIKTKLDR, from the coding sequence ATGAAAGTAGGGTTAGCACTTTCCGGCGGCGGAGCTAGGGGAATAGCTCACCTTGGAGTAATCAAGGCACTTGAAGAGGCTGACATCCAAATAGATGTGATCAGCGGCAGTAGTGCAGGCGCCATTATAGGTGCTCTGTACTCATATGGGTATCAGATAGATAGAATTGTAGAGATAATAAGAAGTCTTAAAGCTTTTAGATTGTTGAAGCCTGCTCTTAGCTGGACGGGACTATTAAATATGGATGTAATCCATAAGTTTATGGAAGCACACATTACGGATGATGATTTCAGTGCTCTTAAGAAACCACTTTATATAGCCGCCACCAACGTGGTCACTGGCAAAACAGAGTACTTTAATGAAGGAAAACTGATCAGCGCCATCTGTGCCTCTTCATGTATTCCAGTATTATTCGATCCGGTTTTACATAATGACACCTTATATATAGACGGGGGCATCCTTAATAACCTTCCGGTTGAGCCTTTAGAAAATAATTGTGATATCATCATAGGCTCACATTGCAACCCTATAGACCATGATTTTAACCCACGAAATGCTCGTTTGGTAATGGAAAGGGCACTTATGCTAGCCATCACTTGCAATGTTTATAGCCGAAGAAAAGCCTGCGATTTCTTTATTGAACCAAAAGGTCTGGAGCCATTTAAAGTTATGGACCTGTCAAATGTGGATGCCATTTTTGATATTGGTTATACACAAGCCATGCAGCAAATAGATAAACTAAAGATTAAAACTAAACTTGATAGATGA
- a CDS encoding MBL fold metallo-hydrolase, which produces MNLHVINTGFFKLDGGAMFGVVPKALWQRTNPADDNNLCTWAMRCMLIEDGDQLILIDNGIGDKQSEKFFSHYYLHGDDSLHSSLNKIGLNESEITDMFLTHLHFDHCGGGVKYDANGKTELVFQNAKYWTNGDHWKWAIEPNAREKASFLTENLLPMEESGHLNFIDLKSKSPFSQFDILPVDGHTDKQMIPKIKYGDKTIVFAADLLPSTGHIPLPYVMGYDTRPLLTLTEKEAFLKEAADNNYIIFLEHDPVNECCTVKHTDKGVRLDETFALKDIL; this is translated from the coding sequence ATGAATTTACACGTTATAAACACCGGATTTTTTAAACTAGATGGTGGTGCCATGTTTGGGGTTGTTCCTAAGGCATTGTGGCAACGCACCAATCCTGCTGATGATAATAATCTTTGCACCTGGGCTATGCGCTGCATGCTTATAGAAGATGGGGATCAACTGATTCTAATTGATAATGGAATAGGGGACAAGCAAAGTGAAAAATTCTTTAGCCATTATTATTTACATGGTGATGACAGCCTGCATTCTTCTCTAAATAAAATAGGACTTAACGAGAGTGAAATAACCGATATGTTCCTGACTCACCTGCATTTTGATCATTGTGGTGGTGGCGTAAAATATGATGCTAATGGAAAAACTGAATTAGTATTTCAAAATGCTAAATATTGGACTAATGGTGATCATTGGAAATGGGCCATTGAGCCCAACGCCAGAGAAAAGGCCTCGTTTCTAACTGAAAATTTGCTTCCCATGGAAGAGAGCGGTCACCTCAATTTCATTGACTTGAAATCAAAATCTCCTTTCTCTCAGTTTGATATATTACCTGTTGATGGCCATACCGATAAACAGATGATTCCCAAGATCAAGTATGGAGATAAAACCATAGTATTTGCAGCAGATTTGCTTCCTTCTACAGGGCATATTCCACTTCCTTATGTTATGGGATATGACACCAGACCACTTTTAACTTTAACGGAAAAAGAAGCATTCTTAAAAGAGGCTGCTGATAATAACTACATTATATTCCTGGAGCATGATCCTGTTAACGAATGCTGTACAGTAAAGCATACTGATAAAGGCGTTCGTTTAGATGAAACATTTGCATTAAAAGATATTCTCTAA
- a CDS encoding acetyl-CoA carboxylase carboxyltransferase subunit alpha, which translates to MLLDFEKPIAELETKLEDMKKIALESDVDVSDAVKSLETKIKNLKKETFSNLTRWQRVQLSRHPDRPYTLDYIYEIADDFIELHGDRTVKDDKAIVGGFGSVNKQTYMFIGQQKGRNTKQRQLRNFGMANPEGYRKALRLMKLAEKFNKPIVTFIDTPGAFPGLEAEERGQGEAIARNLKEMFMLKVPVICIVIGEGASGGALGIAIGDKVFMLENTWYSVISPENCSTILWRSWDYKETAAEAMRVTSHDMKDLKLVDGIINEPLGGAHVDMIAMAKEIKKVILQQTKELSELSTEDRIAQRIDKFCNMGVVNE; encoded by the coding sequence ATGCTATTGGATTTCGAGAAACCTATCGCAGAATTAGAGACTAAGCTGGAGGACATGAAGAAGATCGCTCTAGAAAGTGATGTTGATGTCAGCGATGCCGTAAAGTCATTGGAAACAAAAATTAAGAACCTGAAAAAGGAAACATTCAGCAACCTCACTCGCTGGCAGCGAGTACAGCTGTCACGCCATCCGGACAGGCCATATACATTAGATTATATTTATGAAATAGCTGATGATTTCATCGAGCTTCATGGTGACAGAACTGTGAAGGATGATAAAGCTATTGTAGGCGGCTTTGGATCTGTAAATAAGCAAACATACATGTTTATTGGTCAGCAAAAAGGCCGTAATACCAAGCAGCGTCAGCTAAGAAACTTTGGTATGGCTAACCCTGAAGGCTACAGAAAAGCTTTAAGGTTAATGAAATTGGCTGAAAAGTTTAACAAGCCTATTGTTACTTTCATAGATACTCCGGGAGCATTCCCTGGATTAGAAGCAGAAGAGCGTGGTCAAGGTGAAGCTATTGCTAGAAACCTAAAAGAGATGTTCATGCTTAAAGTACCTGTAATCTGTATAGTAATAGGTGAGGGAGCTTCAGGTGGTGCTTTAGGTATTGCCATTGGTGATAAAGTATTCATGCTTGAAAACACCTGGTATTCAGTTATTTCACCAGAAAACTGCTCTACAATTTTATGGAGAAGCTGGGACTACAAAGAAACTGCTGCCGAAGCAATGAGAGTAACATCTCATGACATGAAAGATTTAAAATTGGTAGATGGTATTATTAACGAGCCTCTTGGTGGAGCACACGTTGATATGATAGCTATGGCCAAGGAAATCAAGAAAGTGATTTTACAACAAACCAAAGAGTTATCAGAGCTTTCTACAGAAGATAGAATAGCTCAAAGAATTGATAAATTCTGCAACATGGGAGTTGTAAACGAGTAG
- a CDS encoding sugar porter family MFS transporter has translation MKSKVLKYVFIVSMAGFLFGFDTVVISGVNLPLKELWQTSGLFHGTFIISISLWGTVLGSLWGGYPTEKLGRKTTLIWIGILYTVSALGAAIATGPYLFSFFRFIGGVSAGVASIAAPSYITEISEAKNRGRMGMLFQFNLVFGILMAYVSNYLLVDIAGSDSWRYMLGIELIPAVIYSVLVLIIPESPRWLIVHKKDLEQAKKVLSTSSSEPEKIIEGIVKEEQKHSKGEGKLFSGKYNRVLILSFLIAFFNQFSGISFILFYAPEILEKAGLGTTDSLLSSVSIGLVNLFFTFIGISLIDKLGRKQLMYIGSVGYIISLAMTAVGFYNNYPATFMLVSMLLFITSHAIGQGAVIWVFISEIFPNKVRSYGQSWGSGLLNIFAAIITLFGAVVISQFSPEYIFAIFCFFMVLQLLYTHYMMPETKGVSLEELEEKLSS, from the coding sequence ATGAAAAGTAAAGTTTTAAAGTATGTGTTTATTGTGTCAATGGCCGGCTTCCTTTTTGGCTTTGACACCGTTGTTATATCTGGGGTAAACTTACCATTGAAGGAGCTCTGGCAGACTTCAGGATTGTTTCACGGCACTTTTATCATATCAATTTCCTTATGGGGCACCGTACTAGGATCCCTTTGGGGTGGCTATCCTACTGAGAAACTAGGCAGGAAGACCACTTTAATCTGGATAGGTATTTTATATACAGTCTCAGCTTTAGGTGCGGCAATTGCCACGGGTCCATACTTATTTTCATTCTTTCGCTTCATTGGTGGAGTAAGTGCAGGAGTGGCCTCTATAGCTGCGCCTTCCTATATAACGGAAATATCGGAGGCTAAGAATAGAGGAAGAATGGGGATGCTTTTTCAATTCAATCTGGTATTCGGTATTCTCATGGCCTATGTATCCAATTACCTCTTGGTAGATATTGCGGGTAGTGATAGCTGGAGATATATGCTAGGAATAGAGCTAATACCGGCCGTGATATACTCTGTGCTTGTACTTATTATACCGGAAAGTCCGAGATGGCTTATTGTTCATAAAAAGGATTTGGAACAAGCCAAGAAGGTTCTAAGTACTTCTTCATCAGAACCTGAGAAGATTATTGAGGGTATTGTTAAAGAGGAGCAAAAGCATTCAAAGGGAGAGGGGAAGCTCTTCTCTGGCAAATACAACCGCGTATTGATACTATCGTTTTTAATTGCCTTTTTTAATCAATTTTCAGGCATCAGCTTCATCTTATTTTATGCGCCAGAAATATTAGAGAAGGCCGGTCTGGGCACTACGGATTCATTACTTAGCTCCGTCTCAATAGGCCTGGTTAACCTATTCTTCACTTTCATAGGAATTTCCCTTATAGATAAGCTCGGCAGAAAGCAATTGATGTACATAGGTTCCGTTGGCTACATCATTAGCCTGGCTATGACCGCTGTAGGCTTTTACAACAACTATCCAGCTACTTTCATGCTGGTATCCATGCTGCTCTTCATTACCTCTCATGCCATTGGCCAGGGAGCTGTAATTTGGGTGTTTATATCAGAAATTTTCCCTAATAAGGTCAGGTCTTACGGTCAATCGTGGGGATCTGGTCTATTAAATATATTCGCAGCCATTATCACGCTATTTGGAGCAGTGGTCATATCCCAATTTAGCCCAGAATATATATTCGCTATTTTCTGCTTCTTCATGGTACTTCAACTCCTGTATACTCATTATATGATGCCTGAGACAAAGGGAGTAAGTTTAGAGGAATTGGAAGAGAAGTTGAGTAGTTGA